One segment of Erigeron canadensis isolate Cc75 chromosome 2, C_canadensis_v1, whole genome shotgun sequence DNA contains the following:
- the LOC122587139 gene encoding cytochrome P450 93B2-like, with translation MNMPQVFQSVPPAIIATALFSSLIFFYFLSKRNQNNRLPPSPPSLPIIGHLHHLGPLIHQSFHDLSTKYGPLIHLRLGSVPCIVASTPDLAFEFLKTNELAFSSRKHSLAIDHITYGVAFAFAPYASYWKFIKKLSTVELLGNQNLGHFLPIRTNEIKELFQTLLIKSERKESVNLSEELLKLTNNVICQMMMSIRCSGTNSEADEAKNLVREVTKIFGEFNVSDFIWFCKNLDLQGFKKRYEDIHTRYDALLEKIIFEREQKRRSDQGNKEFGDKGKDFLDMLLDVMEDNKAEIKITRNHIKALILDFFTAATDTTAISIEWTLVELVNNPKVLEKAREEISKVIGDERLVQESDIPNLPYIQAIVKESLRIHPPIPMLIRKSVENVTTVQGYEIPAGTILFVNIWSIGRNPRYWENPLEFNPDRFFKGDSLNSSLDIKGHSFQLLPFGTGRRGCPGINLAMRELPVVIAGLIQCFEWTADHKQVSCMDERAGLTAPRAVDYVLVPLKRKNCSQILGST, from the exons ATGAACATGCCCCAAGTGTTCCAAAGTGTTCCTCCGGCGATCATCGCCACTGCCCTTTTTTCTTCGCTAATCTTCTTCTATTTCCTCTCAAAAAGAAATCAGAACAACCGTCTTCCGCCGAGCCCTCCATCGTTACCAATAATCGGCCACCTTCATCACCTAGGCCCACTCATACATCAATCCTTCCACGACCTTTCCACCAAATACGGCCCTCTAATTCATCTCCGTCTTGGCTCGGTCCCATGCATTGTTGCATCAACTCCTGACCTTGCTTTTGAATTCCTTAAAACCAACGAACTCGCATTTTCGTCACGTAAACATTCATTAGCCATTGATCATATTACTTATGGTGTTGCTTTTGCTTTTGCACCTTATGCAAGTTATtggaaatttattaaaaaactgTCCACGGTTGAGCTTCTTGGCAACCAAAATCTAGGCCATTTTCTCCCCATTAGGACAAATGAAATCAAAGAGCTTTTTCAAACACTTTTAATAAAATCGGAGCGTAAAGAGAGTGTGAATTTGTCTGAAGAGTTGTTGAAATTGACAAACAATGTGATATGTCAAATGATGATGAGTATACGATGTTCTGGGACGAATAGTGAGGCCGATGAAGCGAAAAATCTTGTTCGAGAAGTGACAAAGATTTTTGGAGAGTTTAATGTTTCGGATTTTATATGGTTTTGTAAGAACCTTGATTTGCAAGGTTTTAAGAAGAGGTATGAGGATATACATACAAGATATGATGCTTTGTTGGAAAAGATCATATTTGAGAGAGAACAAAAGAGAAGAAGTGATCAAGGGAATAAAGAATTTGGTGATAAAGGGAAAGATTTTCTTGATATGTTGCTTGATGTTATGGAAGATAACAAAGCTGAGATTAAGATTACTAGAAACCACATCAAAGCATTGATTTTG GACTTTTTTACAGCTGCGACAGATACAACAGCAATTTCCATCGAATGGACACTCGTTGAACTTGTGAATAACCCAAAGGTGCTTGAAAAAGCCCGAGAAGAAATCTCAAAGGTTATCGGAGACGAGAGGCTGGTTCAGGAATCCGATATACCAAACCTCCCTTACATACAAGCAATCGTAAAGGAAAGTCTACGAATCCATCCACCGATTCCTATGCTGATTCGAAAGTCTGTTGAAAATGTTACTACCGTTCAAGGATATGAAATCCCTGCTGGCACCATACTATTTGTCAACATTTGGTCAATTGGAAGGAACCCCCGATATTGGGAAAATCCATTGGAATTCAACCCCGATCGGTTCTTTAAAGGTGATTCACTAAATAGCTCTTTAGATATTAAAGGCCATAGTTTTCAACTTTTGCCGTTTGGTACTGGGAGAAGAGGGTGTCCTGGGATTAATCTGGCAATGAGAGAACTCCCCGTTGTTATCGCTGGACTCATTCAATGCTTTGAGTGGACTGCTGATCACAAACAAGTATCGTGTATGGACGAACGGGCTGGATTGACTGCTCCAAGGGCCGTCGATTATGTACTTGTTCCATTGAAACGAAAAAATTGTTCGCAAATACTTGGCTCCACTTAA